A single Notoacmeibacter ruber DNA region contains:
- a CDS encoding Crp/Fnr family transcriptional regulator — protein MSVQIDGKGGSERHRSSYNVGPYLLNGRDHGQLTDEEKAVLSEIVLEERLVPARHTLVRHGDKLDFSMLCLEGIISRFLDDSSGRRQLLSIHFAGDFLDLHAYPLKSLDHDVGSLTDVRVALIRHSDLEALQHESPSIMRKLWFATLLDAALHRKWVWRLGRLRAVSRVAHFFCECHARMTGVGLSDGTSFELGLTQADLADVSGLTVVHTNRVLRELRERGLATFRDNTVEISDLGGLWKLAQFDPGYLYLSEEALQRVWSCGEIERPDFASHTDFGDHTGLSIGGFDDRPNGSHKTI, from the coding sequence ATGTCTGTACAAATCGATGGTAAGGGCGGCTCTGAGCGCCATCGATCGAGCTATAATGTCGGGCCCTATCTGCTGAATGGACGCGATCACGGTCAGTTGACCGATGAAGAGAAGGCCGTGCTTTCCGAGATCGTGCTGGAGGAGAGGCTTGTTCCGGCGCGGCATACACTCGTCCGTCACGGCGACAAGCTGGACTTTTCGATGCTGTGTCTTGAGGGGATCATTTCCCGGTTTCTCGATGATAGCAGCGGTCGCCGTCAGCTTCTTTCGATCCACTTTGCTGGCGATTTTCTGGATCTGCATGCCTATCCACTGAAATCGCTGGATCACGATGTCGGCTCGCTGACCGATGTGCGCGTCGCGCTGATCCGCCATTCCGACCTGGAAGCCTTGCAGCATGAGTCGCCCTCGATCATGAGGAAGCTCTGGTTCGCAACCCTTCTGGACGCAGCGCTTCATCGCAAATGGGTCTGGCGCCTGGGACGACTTCGAGCGGTTTCACGGGTTGCCCACTTCTTCTGCGAGTGTCATGCGCGGATGACAGGTGTAGGGCTCTCCGATGGGACGTCCTTTGAACTGGGGCTTACACAGGCCGATCTCGCCGATGTATCCGGCCTGACTGTTGTTCACACCAACCGCGTCCTGCGTGAGCTTCGAGAGCGCGGCCTTGCAACCTTCCGAGATAACACCGTTGAGATCAGCGATCTCGGTGGCCTCTGGAAGCTCGCTCAATTCGACCCGGGCTATCTCTATCTGAGTGAAGAAGCCCTGCAGAGGGTCTGGTCCTGCGGAGAGATCGAACGCCCTGACTTCGCGTCTCATACCGATTTCGGCGACCATACCGGTCTCAGCATCGGCGGCTTCGATGACAGGCCGAACGGATCGCACAAGACTATCTGA
- a CDS encoding ArsR/SmtB family transcription factor yields the protein MPLPKLSADTPKHLQSTYLENARRAADYLKALSHESRLIILCILSQGEKSVSELETILQMPQAGVSQQLARLRADALVGTRREGRMIFYSIADPATSKLIEHIYDMFCGDEPADAAEKSAAE from the coding sequence ATGCCCCTGCCCAAATTGAGTGCCGACACACCCAAACATCTGCAATCCACTTATCTGGAAAATGCGCGCCGAGCAGCGGATTACCTGAAAGCGCTTTCACACGAATCTCGCCTGATCATTCTTTGCATTCTCTCTCAGGGCGAAAAGTCCGTCTCCGAGCTTGAGACTATCCTACAGATGCCCCAGGCGGGCGTCAGCCAGCAGCTCGCTCGTTTGCGTGCCGACGCACTCGTCGGCACGCGGCGTGAAGGCAGAATGATTTTCTACTCCATTGCCGACCCCGCCACCTCCAAGCTGATCGAACACATCTACGATATGTTCTGCGGTGACGAACCGGCGGATGCGGCGGAAAAGTCGGCGGCGGAATGA
- a CDS encoding enoyl-CoA hydratase, with amino-acid sequence MAVVETRTEGDVGILTVNRPEALNAVNDEVIDGLVEAVEAFDADERIGAMIITGGGEKAFIAGADIKAMSERSYMDMFMNSKMNELTRLTRVRKPIIAAVNGFALGGGCEIAMMCDLVIASEKAKFGQPEIRLGVIPGWGGTQRLTRAIGKAKAMDLVLTGRMMDAQEAERSGLVSRIVPPESLMETAIEAAQAIAGFGRPAVMVAKEAVNRAQETTLAEGLLFEQRLFYSLFATEDQKEGMAAFIEKRQPSFKNK; translated from the coding sequence ATGGCAGTCGTCGAAACCCGCACGGAAGGGGATGTTGGCATTCTGACCGTCAACCGGCCAGAGGCGCTAAACGCCGTGAATGATGAAGTGATCGACGGGCTGGTGGAAGCTGTCGAGGCATTTGACGCCGACGAGCGGATCGGCGCCATGATTATCACCGGTGGCGGCGAGAAGGCGTTCATTGCCGGGGCTGATATCAAGGCGATGTCCGAGCGCAGCTACATGGACATGTTCATGAACAGCAAGATGAACGAGTTGACGCGCCTGACGCGCGTGCGCAAACCGATCATCGCCGCTGTCAACGGCTTTGCATTGGGCGGAGGCTGCGAAATCGCGATGATGTGTGATCTGGTGATCGCATCGGAAAAGGCGAAGTTCGGCCAGCCTGAGATACGTCTCGGCGTGATCCCCGGCTGGGGCGGGACGCAGCGGCTGACACGCGCCATCGGCAAGGCGAAGGCCATGGATCTTGTCCTGACGGGGCGAATGATGGATGCGCAAGAAGCCGAGCGTTCCGGACTGGTATCGAGGATCGTGCCGCCGGAAAGCCTGATGGAAACCGCAATCGAGGCTGCGCAGGCAATTGCCGGATTCGGACGCCCTGCGGTCATGGTCGCCAAGGAAGCGGTCAACCGGGCTCAGGAAACGACGCTGGCAGAAGGCCTGTTGTTCGAGCAGCGGCTGTTCTATTCGCTGTTTGCGACCGAAGATCAGAAGGAAGGCATGGCCGCCTTCATCGAGAAGCGGCAGCCGAGCTTCAAGAACAAGTAG
- a CDS encoding MBL fold metallo-hydrolase → MTLPRRKLLFAGAGATLAGLLGWGLAPRSNPYYQGPVTDHFDGERFFNPGSPMTTDLGDFIRMRWSEDSAEWPDNYPAGPKDIPPARVEGEGLRVSFVGHATFLIQTAGLNILTDPVWSERASPFSFTGPKRVNAPGIAFDDLPKIDIVLLSHNHYDHLDEATIGRLAQRDNPRFIVPLGNDTILRSILPDIAVEAFDWGGKTVIENGFTIQLHQSHHWSARGVKDRRMALWAAFSLHGPAGNIYFAGDTGFGDGHHFRAARQEAGPFRLALLPIGAYAPRWFMSYSHQDPTEAVAAFEILEAEQALAYHWGTFKLTAEPVDEPPNLLVEALKAKSFDKNQFLSPRPGDIWETS, encoded by the coding sequence ATGACGCTTCCCCGCCGCAAACTTCTTTTCGCAGGTGCCGGTGCCACGCTGGCCGGTCTTCTCGGTTGGGGCCTCGCGCCTCGCAGCAATCCTTACTATCAGGGGCCCGTCACCGACCATTTCGACGGAGAGCGGTTCTTCAATCCCGGCAGCCCGATGACCACGGACCTCGGCGACTTCATTCGAATGCGCTGGTCGGAGGATAGCGCGGAATGGCCGGACAATTACCCAGCAGGGCCGAAGGACATACCACCGGCACGGGTCGAGGGAGAAGGACTCCGTGTGAGCTTCGTCGGCCACGCGACTTTTCTCATTCAGACTGCAGGCCTGAACATCCTCACCGATCCTGTCTGGTCGGAGCGTGCATCGCCTTTTTCATTTACTGGGCCGAAACGCGTCAACGCGCCCGGCATCGCCTTCGATGACCTGCCGAAGATCGACATCGTCCTGCTGTCCCACAATCATTACGATCACCTGGATGAGGCTACGATCGGCCGTTTGGCCCAGCGGGACAATCCCCGTTTCATCGTTCCGCTCGGCAATGACACTATTCTGCGTTCCATCCTCCCGGATATCGCCGTCGAAGCCTTCGATTGGGGCGGCAAGACCGTTATCGAGAATGGATTTACGATCCAGCTTCACCAATCGCACCATTGGTCGGCACGCGGGGTCAAGGACAGACGCATGGCGTTGTGGGCGGCCTTTTCGCTGCATGGCCCGGCCGGGAACATTTACTTCGCGGGCGATACGGGCTTCGGCGACGGTCATCATTTCCGTGCCGCCCGACAAGAAGCCGGGCCGTTCCGTTTGGCGCTCCTGCCGATCGGCGCTTATGCGCCGCGCTGGTTCATGAGCTATTCGCATCAGGATCCCACAGAGGCCGTCGCGGCCTTCGAAATTCTTGAAGCTGAACAGGCGCTTGCCTATCATTGGGGAACGTTCAAGCTGACGGCCGAACCCGTCGACGAGCCACCTAATCTGTTGGTGGAGGCCCTTAAAGCAAAATCATTTGATAAGAATCAGTTCCTGTCGCCCCGTCCGGGTGATATCTGGGAGACAAGTTAA